GCTGGCCTAGGAATCATTTTCTTGGCTCAGACCCCATAAATCCCCACCTCAAAGGGGACATTTCTCAGAGGACTGGTGCTGGGAGGGTGGTTTCAGGATTTGAGCAGAGTAGCAGCACAGGGTGGTGATGCAGCAGAGGGCTTGCTGCAGTGCAGGGAGGTGGCCGGCAGGCCAGGCCAGAGGGAGGTGGGTAGTGCATGCCTTGAATAGCCAAATGcccacacagaggcagaggagcaCCCGCAGAGCCTGTGCACCTCTCAGGAGTCACCTTCTTGAGCTATTGAGTCAATGGTCTGGAAAGGTTCTTCCCAGGCTACCAGAAGTCCTGAAGCCAAGGAGAAAACTTCCAGAATGTTACAACAGTGGCCTTGTAGGGGCAATCTGGCCCAGAGTCTGAAAAACTCCCAGATGCCATTGAGTCAACTGCAGGGCTTGCCAAAATGCAGATTCATGGGCCCCACTCCAGGGTTTGATTTTGTGGTGAGAGCCCAAGAATCTGCATATGTAACAAGCactctgggtgattctgatgcagggtGTGCTAAATCCACTTTGAGAAATACTGTTCCAACCTCTTCActggaaactgaagcacagagagaggcagggaccactacaaggtcacacagcaagtctgCAGCAAGACTAGGGAGTCAGGGCCCAAAACTTGTGGCActccaggattcttttttttttttattgtatttatttattcatgagagatattatagagagagaggcagagacactggcagagggagaagcaggctcctcgcagggagctcaatgtgggactcgatccccagacctcgggatcatgccctgagctgaaggcagaagctcaaccgctgagccatccagacatcccacACTCCCAAATTCTGAAGCAAACCCTAGATGGTCAGGGCAAAGACCTCTTGTATGTTTGAGAAGTTCTTCCCCTTCCTGTAAAAtccagggaaaggagaagggTACTGTTGCCCTTGTACTGACCAGGCCGGCTGTGCCCATAACCAGTGGATCATCTCACAAGGATGGCTACCGTGGTAGATACAGTGAGAGATACAGTGCATCATCTGTAACCTGTGCATCATCTCGCACACATAGCCACAGTATATCGTGTGCCTGCAGGTGCAACAGCCTGCTCACTTCTGTGTGCCCATTTCCATTCACCACACTTCTCCCAGTGTAGAGAACCACAAGTCCAGAGAAGACAATGGATCTGCAGTCAGTGGAAGTGTGGGATTTGAACCTGAGtcacagacacagacaggcacATTGAGATGGAGACAGACcaccccattttctctcttcctccagcctCTAGACATAAAAAGAGCATTTCGTTTCAATTCCGTATTCCTGTGGGCGCAGGCAGTGGAACTAAATTCTTTTTCCACTTCAGAGGTTTTTAATCCAAAGAAAACTGAAGTTGTCAACATCTTACTTTCCACTCAGGCAACTAGCTttggtcattcattcactcatccatcatatatatatatatatatatatatatatatatatatatatatgtgtgtgtgtgtgtgtatatatatatatacacacatatatatacatatacatatatatatatatacacacacatatattacttCTGGAAAGTTCTACGGCGCAGATTCAAACCTCAATCAACTAAATTAAGATTCTGAGGTCCTAACCAGGACATCAAGGGGTTTCAAAgcccccagatgattctaatgtacagCCAAGGCTCAGAACCACTGTGCCAGACCAGAGCTCCTTGAACTTCGATGTGCGCATGAATCACTTGAGAGATTGTTAAGATGCAGGTTTTGATTCCTTAGGGCTGGGGTGAGGCCCACGATTCTGTGTTTCTTACAAGCTCTCCAGGGAAGCTGATGCTTTTGGTCCGAGGGCCATGCTTTAAGTGGCACAGGGGCCAATGGAACTCTCTAttgggagccaggagccaggcaggGAGCATGAATGATGCAACAGTGAATCCACAGTAGCCCCCACCTAGCTGCAATCTCCAGAGGGCAACAGACCCTGTGTGAATAGTTGCAATCATCCATCACAGGGCTGTACCGGGGACACAGgagctctctctgccccaccaGGCTCCAATCTCCCAGAATTGACATCTGCTTCTCTACTACTTTACCCCCGGAGCCTCGGAGCCTAGTACAGATGAGCCCTCCATGCatttttgttggatgaatgaatgaagaatggtAGGTAAGGAAGTTACAAAATACCATGCAGTGGCTGAGAGATCATCTACTATGTACGTGAGCTCAGGCAAGTCATTTCACTGCTTGGAACCATATCCTCGGCATAAAATGGGGTCACATTGCCTGCTCATGACATCACATGTAGCAGAAGTGACAACACTAGAACAATGCATGGAACACAAAAGGGGCTTAGATTAGTGAAGGTGAAGGTTGGTTGCTATAACAAAGAGGCCCCAAGATAGAATGGCTTTAAACAAAATAGATATTGGGTggtgggcacctggatggctcagtagttaagcatctgcctttggctcaggtcgtgatcctggggtcctgggattgagttctgcatcgggctccatgcagggagcctgcttctccctctacctatgtctcttactgcctctctctctgtgtctgttgtaaataaataaataaaatctttaaaaaaatgacaagaaaacaaaatagatattggggccccaactcttgatttcggctcagatcacgacctcagggttatgagacgGAGCCCCGTATCTGGCTCTGCACTcggtgtggagtcagcttgagattctctctcctactccgtctgcccctcccctcccgaaaataaaattaaaaaaaaaaaagatactgatttCTCTTGCAAAGAGGGATGAGGTGAGTGAGCAGCTCTCAGTTGGAGACTCAAGATTGTTTCCACTCCATCCCACTTCCCACTCCATCCTCTCCTGGGGCATTGGTCCAATCTGTAGGTTCTAGGCTGGGTTGCAGGGCCATGTGGGTTGCCCCAGCTGACAATGAAAAAGTATGTAGGAACTCACACCAACATCCTAAGTCCTGGGATGGGAGGTGGCACACATCACTTCTGTTCACATTTCATGAGTGGGTTCTTTGTTATTTGGCCACACTttgctgcaagggaggctggaaagGGTGGTCCCCGATCTAGCTGACTGGCCACGTGCCCGGCCACAACTCGAGAGCTATCTAAAAAGGGGATTTTGAGAGTCTACAGCACACGGAGCTCAATTGAGATCGAGAGATGATAGGTAATATACAAACAGAGAAAAACTATATGGTATAAATAGAATCTATATAGAACCTATAGATATATATGGTATTGATACTGATGTCGATGTCACTACAGATACAAGGAGTCACTTCTCGGCATggtttcttcctcccttcccagcGCTGCCGCCCACCACTCTCATCCTGCATTTTATCGCCTCCCCAGGGTGAGTGCTCTCAGAAGTGCTACTATATTTTCATCGTGGAGACGGTCTGCGTGGCCTGGTTTTCCCTGGAGTTCTGTCTGCGGTTTGTCCAGGCCCAGAACAAGTGTGAGTTTTTCCAAGGCCCCCTGAACATCATCGACATCCTGGCCATCTCCCCGTACTACGTGTCCCTGGCGGTGTCAGGCGAGCCCCGGGAGGATGGCGAGAGGCCGGGCGGGGGCTCGTACCTGGAGAAGGTGGGGCTGGCGCTGCGGGTGCTGCGGGCGCTGCGCATCCTCTACGTGATGCGCCTGGCCCGCCACTCGCTGGGGCTGCAGAGCCTGGGCCTCACCGTGCGCCGCTGCACGCGCGAGTTtggcctgctcctcctcttcctctgcgtGGCCGtcaccctcttctcccctctggtCTACGTGGCCGAGAACGAGTCCGGGCGGGTCCTGGAGTTCACCAGCATCCCGGCCTCCTACTGGTGGGCCGTCATCTCCATGACCACGGTGGGCTACGGAGACATGGTCCCGCGCAGCGTGCCGGGCCAGATGGTGGCCCTCAGCAGCATCCTGAGTGGGATCCTCATCATGGCCTTCCCAGCCACATCCATCTTCCACACCTTCTCGCACTCCTACCTGGAGCTCaagaaggagcaggagcagctCCAGGCGCGCCTTCGCCACCTGCAGCACGCCGCCACGGCCAGTGAACACGAACTCCTGGGTGACGTCGACGACCTGGTCCCAGAGGGCCCCTCCTTGCCCACTAACTACATTTAACTCAAAACCCTCCATGAAAAGGGCAGGACTGCAACTCAGCGCCCTCAGCTGACCCAGCTAGAGAACACCAGGTGTAGACCGTCTGGTAGGATGTTTCTAGAGCTCCAGGGTCTCTCCCAAAGCTGGGAGGGGCTCAAGGCCACAGCTGTTTGCTTGTTGTGATTCTTGACCCCACCGGCCATGGCAATTCTGGCTATCATTATGGATGCTCCCTgccttttcccccctctctgcACCTTGCTGAGCACATTGGCTCTTTCTGTTAGGTCAGCCATCCTccactcctcttcctcccctgcagTCTTCCATGCCCCAGGCTGGGTTCTGGATGCACAGAACTGACCCTACAGAACTCCATTCCTCCCCCTGAGGCTCTCTTTCCAGGCTCACCCTACCAACAGGAACCAGAGGGGTCAGTTACTGCAAACCCCTCTGATCAGATATCGCCACCCAGCCCTATCGCAGGTTCCAGCAGAGATCAATAtgtcctctccccactcaccaTCGCCAGTGGCATTTCCCGAATGCTGCTGCCTCCTCCCCGGCTCTGGAAGCTTTTAGCCAAGAAGGCAGAACTGGCCTCAGTGCTAAACCCCATATTGGGAGCTGGTGGCCTGCCATTCCTCCTGATGTGCCTGGAACCTGGGCAGGCATGCCACTtgccagcacagcaggccctccTTGGCCAACTGGACTCTTATTGGGACATTCTCCAATTATCCAGCTCTTGGCCCTGACAGAGGCTAACTCTTGCAGGGCACTGCATTGTCCCTGGAGAGAACCATTCCTGCTGCTGGTTCCTCCAGCCCTGAAGAGACCTCGGCTTTCCACCCTCAGCTCAGCCAGCCACCGCAGATGCAGTATAGCTTCAGTGCAGAAATGTGAGCAGCCTTAGAATCTGCCCCTTGCCGCCATGCACGACCAGTGTAAATTCCTCCGCTTTTATTTAAGTATGTTTGTCAATTTAGGTATTCATTCACGAACAGATTCAGCCCTTTGCATCCAgtggaggaagcagaggcaggatCAAGTTGTTCAAGCTAAAAGCAGTGTGTGCTGAGGCCAGAACCATGAATCCTGAGCCACCAGCTCACAGAGGGCTTCACCCAGACCCAGGAGGGGTTGAATGAGGAGGAATGTTCTGGGAGCTAAAGTTGGGAGGGGGTGGGAATGGGAAGGTGGTAGGCTGTGAGGGCTGAGCAGAGGATCTGGGCTTTCTGGTAGATGCTGGAGGAAGCAGTGATGTGGCTACACAGCAGGTGTGGATGAAGACGGTTAGGCAGCGTGCAGGGAGACCTTCGTGGGGCAGAGAATGACCAAGTGGCTCAGACAGGTTCTGAGGACCTCCTTCCTCTAATTATTAGTTGTATGAGGAGTGCCAAGTCCTGGTGTCACTTATTTTCTGGGGGAGGCCTCGATGGCACCTTCCTTGAATGACACAGCTGTG
This window of the Canis lupus dingo isolate Sandy chromosome 5, ASM325472v2, whole genome shotgun sequence genome carries:
- the KCNG4 gene encoding potassium voltage-gated channel subfamily G member 4; translated protein: MPMPFRARGLPPGHGHRASCSPLSPLLPGPLQPPPAKGLYYRRARQVGALDASPAADLKKEILVNVGGRRYVLPWSTLDDFPLSRLSKLRLCRNHEEISQLCDDYDEDNQEFFFDRSPSAFGMIVSFLAAGRLALLRGTCVLSFREELAYWGIEEAHLEKCCLRELLRKLEELAELRQQETLHLRQEARRPSGDPSRWGVFMHWLRETVENPHSGLPGKVFACLSILFVATTAVSLCVSTMPDLRAEEDKGECSQKCYYIFIVETVCVAWFSLEFCLRFVQAQNKCEFFQGPLNIIDILAISPYYVSLAVSGEPREDGERPGGGSYLEKVGLALRVLRALRILYVMRLARHSLGLQSLGLTVRRCTREFGLLLLFLCVAVTLFSPLVYVAENESGRVLEFTSIPASYWWAVISMTTVGYGDMVPRSVPGQMVALSSILSGILIMAFPATSIFHTFSHSYLELKKEQEQLQARLRHLQHAATASEHELLGDVDDLVPEGPSLPTNYI